A window from Salvia miltiorrhiza cultivar Shanhuang (shh) chromosome 2, IMPLAD_Smil_shh, whole genome shotgun sequence encodes these proteins:
- the LOC131012060 gene encoding uncharacterized protein LOC131012060 isoform X4, protein MMIEDTNNETDLEINYNSEASVGDKRKRDGKLRSEVWQHFTKVIQEDGTCEKCQCNHCRKLFTCSSRSGTTHLKRHIDARICPVYKKDRDNKIVTISSYPRGSSVEHRNGLAPWKYEQASSQQCMDVEIELLPPERLGNLEPPSFKTAEDDYGTQTPLPLRSKLPQQPALKSQPRGDAWMNEFRTCVAKLVELNNGKVPVLSPQPLAVGATDHSISAALKCLNEMEDIPQSSEMYLDAFEILQDAGERECFVCLPPEPRRRWLQRVLHRRHPLRYGSNM, encoded by the exons ATGATG ATCGAAGATACTAACAACGAAACTGATCTGGAGATAAACTATAACTCCGAAGCAAGCGTTGGGGACAAGCGAAAACGAGATGGGAAGTTGAGGTCCGAAGTTTGGCAGCATTTCACAAAGGTTATTCAGGAGGATGGAACGTGCGAGAAATGCCAGTGTAATCACTGCCGGAAGCTATTCACTTGCTCGAGCAGAAGTGGGACGACTCATCTGAAACGCCACATAGATGCCAGGATCTGCCCCGTCTACAAGAAAGACAGAGATAATAAGATAGTGACAATATCGAGCTATCCGAGAGGGAGCAGCGTGGAACACAGAAATGGTCTTGCTCCATGGAAATACGAGCAAGCCTCCTCCCAACAATGCATGGATGTTGAGATCGAACTGCTACCACCGGAGAGGCTTGGTAATCTCGAACCTCCATCTTTCAAGACAGCCGAAGATGACTATGGAACTCAAACACCGTTGCCTTTACGGAGTAAACTTCCCCAGCAACCTGCGTTGAAGTCTCAACCTAGAGGAGACGCGTGGATGAACGAATTCAGGACGTGTGTAGCTAAGCTCGTGGAACTCAACAATGGGAAAGTCCCAGTGCTATCGCCTCAGCCGTTGGCCGTTGGTGCTACCGATCACTCGATATCTGCTGCTCTCAAGTGCTTGAATGAGATGGAGGATATCCCTCAGTCAAGCGAGATGTACTTGGATGCTTTcgagattttgcaggatgccgGAGAAAGAGAGTGCTTCGTCTGCTTGCCACCGGAGCCGCGCAGGCGCTGGCTGCAACGAGTGCTGCATCGTCGTCATCCCTTGCGGTATGGCTCGAATATGTGA
- the LOC131012060 gene encoding uncharacterized protein LOC131012060 isoform X2: MMEVGSGNHDQEMMKIGMTEIEDTNNETDLEINYNSEASVGDKRKRDGKLRSEVWQHFTKVIQEDGTCEKCQCNHCRKLFTCSSRSGTTHLKRHIDARICPVYKKDRDNKIVTISSYPRGSSVEHRNGLAPWKYEQASSQQCMDVEIELLPPERLGNLEPPSFKTAEDDYGTQTPLPLRSKLPQQPALKSQPRGDAWMNEFRTCVAKLVELNNGKVPVLSPQPLAVGATDHSISAALKCLNEMEDIPQSSEMYLDAFEILQDAGERECFVCLPPEPRRRWLQRVLHRRHPLRYGSNM, translated from the exons ATGATG GAAGTTGGATCTGGAAACCATGACCAAGAAATGATGAAGATTGGGATGACTGAA ATCGAAGATACTAACAACGAAACTGATCTGGAGATAAACTATAACTCCGAAGCAAGCGTTGGGGACAAGCGAAAACGAGATGGGAAGTTGAGGTCCGAAGTTTGGCAGCATTTCACAAAGGTTATTCAGGAGGATGGAACGTGCGAGAAATGCCAGTGTAATCACTGCCGGAAGCTATTCACTTGCTCGAGCAGAAGTGGGACGACTCATCTGAAACGCCACATAGATGCCAGGATCTGCCCCGTCTACAAGAAAGACAGAGATAATAAGATAGTGACAATATCGAGCTATCCGAGAGGGAGCAGCGTGGAACACAGAAATGGTCTTGCTCCATGGAAATACGAGCAAGCCTCCTCCCAACAATGCATGGATGTTGAGATCGAACTGCTACCACCGGAGAGGCTTGGTAATCTCGAACCTCCATCTTTCAAGACAGCCGAAGATGACTATGGAACTCAAACACCGTTGCCTTTACGGAGTAAACTTCCCCAGCAACCTGCGTTGAAGTCTCAACCTAGAGGAGACGCGTGGATGAACGAATTCAGGACGTGTGTAGCTAAGCTCGTGGAACTCAACAATGGGAAAGTCCCAGTGCTATCGCCTCAGCCGTTGGCCGTTGGTGCTACCGATCACTCGATATCTGCTGCTCTCAAGTGCTTGAATGAGATGGAGGATATCCCTCAGTCAAGCGAGATGTACTTGGATGCTTTcgagattttgcaggatgccgGAGAAAGAGAGTGCTTCGTCTGCTTGCCACCGGAGCCGCGCAGGCGCTGGCTGCAACGAGTGCTGCATCGTCGTCATCCCTTGCGGTATGGCTCGAATATGTGA
- the LOC131012060 gene encoding uncharacterized protein LOC131012060 isoform X3, protein MMKIGMTEIEDTNNETDLEINYNSEASVGDKRKRDGKLRSEVWQHFTKVIQEDGTCEKCQCNHCRKLFTCSSRSGTTHLKRHIDARICPVYKKDRDNKIVTISSYPRGSSVEHRNGLAPWKYEQASSQQCMDVEIELLPPERLGNLEPPSFKTAEDDYGTQTPLPLRSKLPQQPALKSQPRGDAWMNEFRTCVAKLVELNNGKVPVLSPQPLAVGATDHSISAALKCLNEMEDIPQSSEMYLDAFEILQDAGERECFVCLPPEPRRRWLQRVLHRRHPLRYGSNM, encoded by the exons ATGATGAAGATTGGGATGACTGAA ATCGAAGATACTAACAACGAAACTGATCTGGAGATAAACTATAACTCCGAAGCAAGCGTTGGGGACAAGCGAAAACGAGATGGGAAGTTGAGGTCCGAAGTTTGGCAGCATTTCACAAAGGTTATTCAGGAGGATGGAACGTGCGAGAAATGCCAGTGTAATCACTGCCGGAAGCTATTCACTTGCTCGAGCAGAAGTGGGACGACTCATCTGAAACGCCACATAGATGCCAGGATCTGCCCCGTCTACAAGAAAGACAGAGATAATAAGATAGTGACAATATCGAGCTATCCGAGAGGGAGCAGCGTGGAACACAGAAATGGTCTTGCTCCATGGAAATACGAGCAAGCCTCCTCCCAACAATGCATGGATGTTGAGATCGAACTGCTACCACCGGAGAGGCTTGGTAATCTCGAACCTCCATCTTTCAAGACAGCCGAAGATGACTATGGAACTCAAACACCGTTGCCTTTACGGAGTAAACTTCCCCAGCAACCTGCGTTGAAGTCTCAACCTAGAGGAGACGCGTGGATGAACGAATTCAGGACGTGTGTAGCTAAGCTCGTGGAACTCAACAATGGGAAAGTCCCAGTGCTATCGCCTCAGCCGTTGGCCGTTGGTGCTACCGATCACTCGATATCTGCTGCTCTCAAGTGCTTGAATGAGATGGAGGATATCCCTCAGTCAAGCGAGATGTACTTGGATGCTTTcgagattttgcaggatgccgGAGAAAGAGAGTGCTTCGTCTGCTTGCCACCGGAGCCGCGCAGGCGCTGGCTGCAACGAGTGCTGCATCGTCGTCATCCCTTGCGGTATGGCTCGAATATGTGA
- the LOC131012060 gene encoding uncharacterized protein LOC131012060 isoform X1, translating to MVGEMEGRKLGRSGPIVTQFQARTHIQAHYTFSLPYRPESNSTRVFASEIRSVFSQFDFRFSLCCAPHDVLLIQEVGSGNHDQEMMKIGMTEIEDTNNETDLEINYNSEASVGDKRKRDGKLRSEVWQHFTKVIQEDGTCEKCQCNHCRKLFTCSSRSGTTHLKRHIDARICPVYKKDRDNKIVTISSYPRGSSVEHRNGLAPWKYEQASSQQCMDVEIELLPPERLGNLEPPSFKTAEDDYGTQTPLPLRSKLPQQPALKSQPRGDAWMNEFRTCVAKLVELNNGKVPVLSPQPLAVGATDHSISAALKCLNEMEDIPQSSEMYLDAFEILQDAGERECFVCLPPEPRRRWLQRVLHRRHPLRYGSNM from the exons ATGGTGGGTGAAATGGAGGGCCGTAAGTTGGGCCGGTCCGGGCCGATTGTAACGCAATTTCAAGCCCGAACTCATATCCAGGCCCATTACACATTCTCTCTGCCATATCGGCCCGAATCAAATTCAACTAGGGTTTTTGCATCTGAAATTCGTAGTGTATTTTCCCAATTCGATTTCCGATTTTCGCTTTGTTGTGCTCCGCATGATG TTCTTCTTATTCAGGAAGTTGGATCTGGAAACCATGACCAAGAAATGATGAAGATTGGGATGACTGAA ATCGAAGATACTAACAACGAAACTGATCTGGAGATAAACTATAACTCCGAAGCAAGCGTTGGGGACAAGCGAAAACGAGATGGGAAGTTGAGGTCCGAAGTTTGGCAGCATTTCACAAAGGTTATTCAGGAGGATGGAACGTGCGAGAAATGCCAGTGTAATCACTGCCGGAAGCTATTCACTTGCTCGAGCAGAAGTGGGACGACTCATCTGAAACGCCACATAGATGCCAGGATCTGCCCCGTCTACAAGAAAGACAGAGATAATAAGATAGTGACAATATCGAGCTATCCGAGAGGGAGCAGCGTGGAACACAGAAATGGTCTTGCTCCATGGAAATACGAGCAAGCCTCCTCCCAACAATGCATGGATGTTGAGATCGAACTGCTACCACCGGAGAGGCTTGGTAATCTCGAACCTCCATCTTTCAAGACAGCCGAAGATGACTATGGAACTCAAACACCGTTGCCTTTACGGAGTAAACTTCCCCAGCAACCTGCGTTGAAGTCTCAACCTAGAGGAGACGCGTGGATGAACGAATTCAGGACGTGTGTAGCTAAGCTCGTGGAACTCAACAATGGGAAAGTCCCAGTGCTATCGCCTCAGCCGTTGGCCGTTGGTGCTACCGATCACTCGATATCTGCTGCTCTCAAGTGCTTGAATGAGATGGAGGATATCCCTCAGTCAAGCGAGATGTACTTGGATGCTTTcgagattttgcaggatgccgGAGAAAGAGAGTGCTTCGTCTGCTTGCCACCGGAGCCGCGCAGGCGCTGGCTGCAACGAGTGCTGCATCGTCGTCATCCCTTGCGGTATGGCTCGAATATGTGA
- the LOC131008324 gene encoding uncharacterized protein LOC131008324, with protein sequence MAMIMQTNPRGLSEDLGPEASQELRNWLVPVIPEDFTENLFAGRLADVPNPDELTEGSIFESKELLKLAVGLWHLEHRAEFIIPRSNLDRITFKCKYQNRCPFQLRATQQRSFWFIRKFGPAHTCIGDMVNTGVRKFHARVIAAHIAKKMHEDGEIVKPRTIMTDLQREYGVNISYSVTIRARNGAVEMIYGGHKESYSLLPAYLHMLRTCNPGSLTDLEIDASGRFKHLFVALGSCRLAYTMCLRTVIVVDGTHLKGSNKGILFVAVTKDGNEQVFPLAFGVGPIENDESWTWFLSRLKSAYGENSEMLIVSDAHVSIANAVKAVYPQVAHGLCYYHLLNKLTRFGKAAVALYQKAAYAYRESEFDAAMASLKNS encoded by the coding sequence ATGGCGATGATAATGCAAACAAACCCACGAGGTCTGTCTGAAGATTTAGGCCCAGAAGCGTCGCAGGAGCTGAGGAATTGGTTAGTTCCGGTTATTCCAGAAGATTTTACAGAGAATCTTTTTGCTGGTAGACTTGCTGACGTACCAAATCCCGACGAACTAACTGAAGGTTCGATATTCGAAAGCAAAGAACTTCTCAAGCTAGCTGTTGGCTTGTGGCATTTGGAACATCGAGCAGAATTCATCATTCCTCGTTCCAACCTGGATAGGATTACATTCAAATGCAAATATCAAAATCGGTGTCCATTTCAGTTACGAGCCACTCAGCAGAGATCTTTTTGGTTTATTCGCAAGTTTGGGCCTGCGCATACTTGCATTGGGGACATGGTAAACACTGGTGTGCGAAAGTTCCATGCTCGAGTCATCGCAGCACATATTGCAAAGAAAATGCATGAGGATGGTGAAATCGTGAAGCCGAGGACTATTATGACCGACCTACAACGGGAATATGGTGTGAATATCAGTTACAGTGTGACAATTCGAGCAAGAAATGGTGCCGTTGAGATGATATATGGGGGGCACAAAGAATCGTATTCATTGCTTCCTGCCTACTTACACATGTTAAGGACGTGCAATCCAGGATCGTTGACAGACTTGGAAATTGATGCTAGTGGTCGGTTCAAGCACCTTTTTGTGGCACTAGGTTCATGTAGACTGGCATATACTATGTGCCTAAGGACAGTAATTGTGGTAGatggcacacacttgaagggaAGTAACAAAGGTATATTGTTTGTTGCAGTGACGAAGGATGGCAACGAACAAGTCTTTCCCTTGGCATTCGGTGTTGGGCCTATAGAGAATGATGAATCATGGACATGGTTTTTGTCTCGACTGAAGTCAGCTTATGGTGAGAATTCAGAAATGTTGATTGTTTCTGATGCACATGTTAGTATAGCGAATGCTGTGAAAGCTGTATATCCGCAGGTTGCACATGGTTTGTGTTACTACCATCTGTTGAACAAACTCACTCGATTTGGCAAGGCAGCAGTTGCACTATACCAGAAAGCAGCTTATGCGTATAGAGAAAGTGAGTTTGATGCTGCGATGGCAAGTTTAAAAAACTCTTAA
- the LOC131012062 gene encoding cold-responsive protein kinase 1-like isoform X1 produces MSCFTVCFWHKTPSPSKRTTDINEEIFSSVQDAKLYSYKELQIATQNFNASNKIGEGGFGSVYKGRLKDDTLVAIKVLSAQSEQGVKEFLNEIVTISGVEHENLVKLCGCCTEGDQRILVYGYLENNSLARTLLGGRLSSVQFTWKIRSQICIGVARGLAFLHEEVRPHIIHRDIKASNVLLDKDFTAKISDFGLAKLFPTSATHVSTRIAGTHGYLAPEYAIRGKLTRKADVYSFGILLMEIVSGRSHRDKRLPAEAQNILQMAWNLYEKGALFQLADASLEGDSNIDEACKYLKIGLLCTQVMPKTRPAMSVVVKMLEGEIDVDEEKLTKPGLVTELDLTSSSYEPRGSSIGSGTQDNSYPFETTNTNVSHGTMTFGSIYDRSN; encoded by the exons ATGAGTTGCTTCACCGTTTGCTTTTGGCACAAAACACCTTCCCCATCCAAACGAACCACAGATATTAACGAAG AAATTTTTTCAAGTGTTCAGGATGCTAAGCTATACAGTTACAAAGAACTACAAATAGCTACTCAAAATTTCAATGCGTCGAACAAGATTGGTGAAGGCGGCTTTGGTTCGGTCTACAAG GGAAGGCTAAAAGATGACACATTAGTAGCAATAAAGGTTCTCTCTGCCCAGTCGGAGCAAGGCGTGAAGGAATTCCTAAACGAGATAGTGACCATATCAGGAGTCGAACATGAGAACCTCGTCAAGTTGTGCGGTTGCTGCACGGAAGGGGACCAGAGAATCTTGGTGTACGGCTATCTTGAAAATAACAGCCTTGCTCGAACTCTTCTAG GAGGACGCCTCAGTAGTGTTCAGTTCACGTGGAAAATACGCTCTCAGATCTGCATAGGGGTGGCACGAGGCCTCGCCTTCCTCCACGAAGAAGTCCGGCCTCATATCATCCACAGAGATATTAAAGCGAGCAATGTACTCCTCGACAAAGATTTCACGGCAAAGATTTCGGATTTCGGTCTTGCAAAGCTTTTCCCAACCTCCGCAACTCATGTCAGCACACGCATTGCTGGGACACA CGGTTATTTAGCCCCTGAATATGCGATTCGGGGAAAGCTGACACGGAAAGCCGATGTGTACAGCTTCGGCATTCTCCTAATGGAAATCGTCAGCGGAAGAAGCCACAGAGACAAGAGATTACCAGCTGAAGCACAAAATATCCTTCAAATG GCGTGGAATCTATACGAGAAGGGTGCACTGTTCCAGCTGGCCGATGCATCGCTCGAGGGGGACTCCAACATCGACGAGGCTTGCAAATACCTCAAGATCGGGCTTCTATGCACCCAAGTTATGCCCAAAACGCGCCCTGCCATGTCTGTCGTCGTGAAAATGCTGGAAGGTGAGATAGATGTGGATGAGGAGAAGCTCACGAAGCCGGGGCTAGTGACGGAGCTGGATCTGACGAGCTCGAGCTACGAACCACGCGGATCATCAATAGGCTCGGGAACACAAGATAACTCTTATCCGTTTGAAACCACAAACACAAACGTGTCACATGGTACCATGACTTTCGGTTCAATCTATGACCGGAGTAATTGA
- the LOC131012062 gene encoding cold-responsive protein kinase 1-like isoform X2, with protein sequence MRRTRLVKAALVRSTRLKDDTLVAIKVLSAQSEQGVKEFLNEIVTISGVEHENLVKLCGCCTEGDQRILVYGYLENNSLARTLLGGRLSSVQFTWKIRSQICIGVARGLAFLHEEVRPHIIHRDIKASNVLLDKDFTAKISDFGLAKLFPTSATHVSTRIAGTHGYLAPEYAIRGKLTRKADVYSFGILLMEIVSGRSHRDKRLPAEAQNILQMAWNLYEKGALFQLADASLEGDSNIDEACKYLKIGLLCTQVMPKTRPAMSVVVKMLEGEIDVDEEKLTKPGLVTELDLTSSSYEPRGSSIGSGTQDNSYPFETTNTNVSHGTMTFGSIYDRSN encoded by the exons ATGCGTCGAACAAGATTGGTGAAGGCGGCTTTGGTTCGGTCTACAAG GCTAAAAGATGACACATTAGTAGCAATAAAGGTTCTCTCTGCCCAGTCGGAGCAAGGCGTGAAGGAATTCCTAAACGAGATAGTGACCATATCAGGAGTCGAACATGAGAACCTCGTCAAGTTGTGCGGTTGCTGCACGGAAGGGGACCAGAGAATCTTGGTGTACGGCTATCTTGAAAATAACAGCCTTGCTCGAACTCTTCTAG GAGGACGCCTCAGTAGTGTTCAGTTCACGTGGAAAATACGCTCTCAGATCTGCATAGGGGTGGCACGAGGCCTCGCCTTCCTCCACGAAGAAGTCCGGCCTCATATCATCCACAGAGATATTAAAGCGAGCAATGTACTCCTCGACAAAGATTTCACGGCAAAGATTTCGGATTTCGGTCTTGCAAAGCTTTTCCCAACCTCCGCAACTCATGTCAGCACACGCATTGCTGGGACACA CGGTTATTTAGCCCCTGAATATGCGATTCGGGGAAAGCTGACACGGAAAGCCGATGTGTACAGCTTCGGCATTCTCCTAATGGAAATCGTCAGCGGAAGAAGCCACAGAGACAAGAGATTACCAGCTGAAGCACAAAATATCCTTCAAATG GCGTGGAATCTATACGAGAAGGGTGCACTGTTCCAGCTGGCCGATGCATCGCTCGAGGGGGACTCCAACATCGACGAGGCTTGCAAATACCTCAAGATCGGGCTTCTATGCACCCAAGTTATGCCCAAAACGCGCCCTGCCATGTCTGTCGTCGTGAAAATGCTGGAAGGTGAGATAGATGTGGATGAGGAGAAGCTCACGAAGCCGGGGCTAGTGACGGAGCTGGATCTGACGAGCTCGAGCTACGAACCACGCGGATCATCAATAGGCTCGGGAACACAAGATAACTCTTATCCGTTTGAAACCACAAACACAAACGTGTCACATGGTACCATGACTTTCGGTTCAATCTATGACCGGAGTAATTGA
- the LOC131012063 gene encoding protein DJ-1 homolog B-like, with product MAALSLRHLTPNLSSSPKPLFHPSHLSKLSIPRRNIRSSTSIMASAAKKVLVPVANGTEPLEAVVTIDVLRRAGADVMVASVEKQLCIDAAHGVKILADSLISDCERSDFDLISLPGGMPGSTTLRDCKTLESIVRKQVAEGRPYAAICAAPAVALGSWGLLKGLKATCYPSFMEQLSSSASAVESRVQKDGKVVTSRGPGTTMEYAVSLVEMLYGKEKADDVSGPMVLRSNHGDEYSFAELNPIQWTCGDSPKILVPIANGSEEMEAVIIIDVLRRAKAEVVVASVGEKLEIVASRNVKLVADVLLDEVIGNSFDLIVLPGGLGGAQAFTESDKLVNLLKKQRESNKLYGAICASPALVLEPHGLIKGKKATAFPAMCNKLSDPSEAENRVVVDGNLVTSRGPGTTMEFALVIVEKFFGRDKALELAKAMVFVH from the exons ATGGCGGCACTAAGCTTGCGCCACCTCACCCCCAATTTATCATCCTCCCCCAAACCACTGTTCCACCCCTCACACTTGAGCAAACTCTCTATTCCGCGCAGAAATATTCGCTCATCCACTTCGATCATGgcttccgctgctaaaaag GTTTTGGTTCCGGTGGCGAACGGCACGGAGCCGCTGGAGGCGGTAGTTACGATAGATGTGCTCCGCAGAGCCGGCGCCGATGTGATGGTTGCGTCCGTGGAGAAGCAGCTATGCATTGACGCTGCTCACGGGGTCAAAATTCTCGCCGATTCCCTTATTTCCGACTGCGAACGTTCTGATTTTGATCTTATCTCTCTTCCG GGAGGAATGCCTGGTTCAACCACACTCAGGGACTGCAAAACATTGGAGAGCATTGTGAGAAAGCAGGTTGCAGAAGGCCGGCCGTATGCTGCAATATGTGCGGCTCCTGCTGTTGCACTCGGGTCATGGGGCCTGCTGAAGGGTTTGAAG GCAACTTGCTACCCATCTTTTATGGAGCAATTGTCGTCCTCTGCATCTGCTGTTGAATCTAGGGTGCAGAAGGATGGCAAAGTAGTGACGAGTCGTGGACCTGGTACAACAATGGAGTATGCTGTTTCCCTTGTTGAGATGTTGTATGGAAAAGAAAAGGCTGATGATGTTTCTGGTCCCATG GTCTTGCGATCAAATCATGGGGATGAGTATTCTTTCGCCGAGCTAAATCCTATCCAATGGACGTGTGGTGATTCTCCTAAG ATTCTTGTGCCTATTGCTAATGGGAGCGAGGAGATGGAAGCTGTTATCATCATTGATGTACTCCGACGAGCAAAAGCTGAAGTGGTAGTGGCATCTGTCGGTGAGAAACTCGAAATTGTGGCTTCTAGGAACGTCAAACTAGTTGCTGATGTTCTCCTAGATGAAGTCATTGGCAATTCGTTTGACCTTATTGTCTTACCG GGTGGACTTGGTGGAGCTCAAGCCTTCACAGAGTCGGATAAGCTCGTAAATTTGCTGaagaaacaaagagaatcaaataAACTATACGGAGCAATATGTGCATCGCCAGCTTTGGTCCTCGAGCCCCATGGTTTAATCAAG GGTAAAAAGGCTACTGCTTTTCCCGCCATGTGCAACAAATTGTCAGACCCGAGTGAAGCAGAAAACCGAGTGGTGGTGGATGGCAATCTTGTCACAAGTCGAGGACCCGGAACCACCATGGAGTTTGCATTGGTGATAGTTGAGAAGTTTTTTGGACGGGATAAAGCCCTTGAGCTTGCAAAGGCCATGGTTTTCGTGCATTAG